Within the Epinephelus lanceolatus isolate andai-2023 chromosome 9, ASM4190304v1, whole genome shotgun sequence genome, the region AAATtggataaaatgtttgttcaaatttaagactgttTAATGACTTAGaaggcctaatatttataaaactgAATTGTTTAACACCCTGGTTAACAAAGCAGAAGGTAATGAATTACTTTGAGCCTGCTGATGTGCATTTAAAACAGTGTGGGGGTTCATTTTGACAGCGCACACTGCTGCTGAAGGGCTCCCATCTCTGAAAATATGGTTGGCCTTATCCTCAACTTTCATCACCTAAAGGGATAGATTTTCTTAAGTGGGGTTGCATCGggtacttatccacagtcagtgtactACATACATAGGGTAGATGCCAGTTGGCATGCCCCCAGTCTGGAGGAGGAGGCTGGAGTCCAGCATAGAAGCTAAGCAACGTACTGCAACAAAATACGTTTTAcctacctaaaaaaaaaattatcagtTTGAGTGTATtgttacagctgtgtgtgttctgtgctgctgtccatTTTCCCTCCATtgtagatctgcccaggtgtgctgcattagctcctgtgccagcagcaaaggagagaggcctctggtgtggggactgctggtcctgctgcctctcagcctgggatttttgttgtcttgtttgctagccacctaaaaaaatcattatcagtTCAAGTGTACACTATGctgagagtattttcagtgcTTCACCTTtttgtcagacagccctttccgatGTGAAAGCCTTTAACAGCTTCAgctccccatctatgctctcatcaaagccaccagactccattgacaaaactgCAATATTAGTATTCTGAATACCGGAGCTGCTCGTCGACCTCTGCTTCACTTAAtttgttagtttgtgttattgtatgactttggtgaatccaaactaacccttttaaatgccaaagtcacacaataacacaaacaaaccaactgtATAAGGCAGTGATAAACCAGTGGCTCCTGTTTTCAATGTTGTTAAATCgctgtttttcttaatggagtctTGCACTGAAGAGTGTGTTAACACAGcttcattttcctgttggaaatcaGTCTGACATTAGgttgaagcagtgaaaatactctcaatatagcaaaTACtaaaactgatactgatttttttaagtgggacTTTTTTTCTGGTGGGTAAATACATGTtcttgctgacccctccacagcagtagattgctAAACTGCCAttgttggactccagcctgcttctgcaaactgggggcatgctgactgacatgtactgtatgtcacttCAGTCTAattgtcaagctactgtatgtgTCAAATCCTCATCTCACATTGCAGAGCTGGTGAAAGCATGTTGAGGTGACGGTACAAAAATTAAAGACTGAGACAAAGAACAAAGGTTACTGAAGGTATGTTGGATTAAACTGAGCAAAGTTCACGGCATTTCCTGACTGCAGCATTCCTACCACAGTACAGTCCATTTCCTACAAGTTATTTAATTGAGACACTTTGCAGGCAAAGGATCTAAATCTAGACCCCAGTTCTTCAGTCAGAATGTACATTATACCTGCCAACACCGTTTATGGTAAATTATGCTGTATTTTCTGCAAAGTGCTCCTTCTACAGCTGAGTAGCAAATATAACCCACTTCAAAACTGAAGTGCCCCTGGTTCTAATTATTCAAATCACAATGGAACAAACTTCTCAAATCATTGCACACATGTACAATCTATCATCACGATACTTAATATGGTTAATATTAAGATGTTATGGGGGACTGACAGGATCAGAAAACACTTCAACAAATAACCATTTCAGTGTTAAACCGATTTATTGCAGATGAGTGCAGGTGACATCACTGAGAGGAGCAGTTTTTTCTGTCACAGCATGGGTAGGCAACAGTGGGAAAAGTAATAGTATTCAGTGGCACACTCACAAAAAATACTTTGTTACTGTTGgggttttttgcttcttgcaaAATGGAATTTCCTACAGACCATCAGCCTCTGTGTGAATTCCTAGTGCTGAATGCTCGAGTCAAGTCTTTTCATTTTACTTTCCGGCCAGCTGCTCGTACAGTTTGGGGACGTAGTCGTCCCACTCGGCCTGGTAGCAGGTTCCAGCCACTGGAGCTCCCAGGTTGTATTTCTGCCTGAAGCTTTGGATCTTGAACTTGCCGCGGCCATCTCCGGAACGGTTAGTGAGGACGGTCTCGGAGCAGGACAGGCTTCCTGACTGCTCATACACCAGCCACACGTACCTGTGGAGACCTGAGGGGGACAAGGACAGagactttttaaatgttgtgttgtgttacaAACAACAGCTGTAAACCGTAAATTATTGATGCCAGGCTACAGATACAGTGTAAGCTTAACTGTGGCAAAGCCTGCAGACGTGCCAAACTCTAAACTGGTAGTTAGATATTTGACATATTTAACGACAGCCTTGTGgatagttttattttatcttgacATAAGCTGCATGTATTCTCACAAAAGGACAAGTTTCATCAagagaaatatgaaaaaaacattaacaactGTTGGTCTCTCTATCAACAACAGAGTTCAAGAACACATGCATTATACTCATTGTGGATTTGGTTTAGGTTTAACTGATCAAACTGTCTCAATTCTTTGATTGTATTTCTCTAAGCTTCATTCTCTTTTACCTGTGCCATTGGGTGGACCAGAGCCCACGTAGTCGGACATGACACAGCCAGAAGACACATCGTTCCCCTTCATGTTGACCACCAGAAAGTGGTGCCACTCCCTACAGTGAAAGGCAAAACATACATGTTTGCAATGAAATCGTGGAAAATAATCTTGGTCACAAAGGAAACCGGCCCAGACACTTTGATTTAGAGCTCCAGGCAAAATATAAATAAGCATGTATATAGTCTGCTGAGATCTTGACACTATTTGAAATCAGCAGAGTGCATGCACAGTGCACAGGAAGTAACAGGAAAGTGAGGTAAATGGGGCCACAGTCGCTTTGCAATTCAATCCTCCCATGAGTCCACCAGGGGCCAGTGTCCCCATGACCACAAGACTGGACGCCCTTTAGTTCTTTGGAATGCAGTGATATTACTCTGTGCAGAATAAATTTAAGGCAGATgaaccccccctccccccttcgCTTCCAACCACTACTTGCATTTTATTGCCAATATaacaactttatttttcatattatttactttatttggGGACTGCATTTCCCATGAGTTGATGCACATGCATCAGCTACTCCTCCACAATGTTGTAGCCACTCCGCACCTCCCTCCACCCTCCTGTGGCTGCTCCTCTCACCTGAATTTGGGCTGTTCCCTGCTGGGAGCGTCAGGGTCGGTCAGGGCCAGAGTGTACAGTTTACTGGGGTCACATCCTTCCCACTCGATGCAAGTGGGTCG harbors:
- the pebp1 gene encoding phosphatidylethanolamine-binding protein 1; translated protein: MPADLSQWTGPLALLEVEEKPAKPLTVKYGSVEIDELGKVLTPTQVQNRPTCIEWEGCDPSKLYTLALTDPDAPSREQPKFREWHHFLVVNMKGNDVSSGCVMSDYVGSGPPNGTGLHRYVWLVYEQSGSLSCSETVLTNRSGDGRGKFKIQSFRQKYNLGAPVAGTCYQAEWDDYVPKLYEQLAGK